From Streptomyces durmitorensis, a single genomic window includes:
- a CDS encoding bifunctional glycosyltransferase/CDP-glycerol:glycerophosphate glycerophosphotransferase produces the protein MTPRLAVVVPVYNVEEFLGPCLRSLAEQTMPDLEVVMVNDGSTDGSPRIAREFAADDARFRLVEQENAGLGAARNAGVRQARGTYLAFVDSDDVVPRDAYERMLAALDESGSDFVTGNVHRLRSAGRSEQSPMFRKMMEKNRSATHVTRDWELLGDRIACNKVFRRDFWDRHAFAFPEGVLFEDTPVTIPAHFLAASVDVLKDPVYLWRDRDGSITSRRAKPRAVRDRTAAVLSAGGFLAEQAARAAGTPQAEVFADAKRRYDTTVFSGDLWLFMEALPHGDAAYHDAFMEQANTFLDTVDPAVVAALPLALRVRWQLIRQRRVTDLLAFMAYEKSHPEAFRVRGLRRRRADFPGIGGLPRETVALKRSDLPLTAQLTHAAWDEQGRLRLKGYAYIPNLPAGRIGARARIAWLRAGRRRVLPLKLRTVRAREATYRSKQGLHSYDRSGFETVIDPRRTITKRRSTTWNVEMGVVSGLLPRTGPVRMTGAPRLPVRYLEEFLRVAVTLSKGRLRLRTERVAGRLVAHEGCGGVVRLHGRLAPGESQAVDALRVENWHTKEAHYAPALVNGRDFSADVPLALFRAGEDERTGAPRKADPWGVALVREGGDRTPLAACPDVPPGRYGLLPGRELLVLANASGNLELRDQTVRPLVSSVTWDDELLIEGSHPDAAARAGELVFVHAGHGDEAVVPVRIEDGRFAAALRPEALPGPGGTLPLAEGRWNLFLREPGQSDPEQYTPVCVAPGKDRGLPLVRTRSGRDISLKRHAHDGLHLRSGSAVPMTDRGGPRQRRLREVYAARRGEPLRDAVLYCSFDGRQYSDSPRAVHEELVGRGVELEHLWVVRDQQVALPESATPLALWSAEWYEALARCRYVVTNTQLPAWFERAEGQYVVQTWHGTPLKRIGRDLAGHASGDRAYMATLPGRADQWSLLVSPNRFSTPLLRGAFGYTGEVLERGYPRNDLLHAADRAKVAASVRERLGIPEGKRVVLYAPTWRENQPKQGGRYGLDLQLDLDAARRAIGDDHVLLVRRHYLVGGTVPGSYFVRDVTRHPDVSELLLISDVLVTDYSSLMFDFAQTGRPMLFHTYDLDHYRDTLRGFYFDFEAQAPGPLLATGDEVIEALRDPAAATAAYADAYDRFREVFCDLDDGNAAAGVADAMLEGGRA, from the coding sequence ATGACACCCCGACTTGCCGTCGTCGTCCCCGTCTACAACGTCGAGGAGTTTCTCGGCCCTTGCCTCCGGTCACTGGCCGAGCAGACCATGCCGGACCTCGAAGTCGTCATGGTGAACGACGGTTCCACCGACGGGAGCCCGCGCATCGCCCGCGAGTTCGCCGCCGACGACGCGAGATTCCGGCTGGTCGAGCAGGAGAACGCGGGGCTCGGGGCGGCCCGCAACGCGGGAGTGCGTCAGGCGCGGGGGACCTACCTGGCGTTCGTCGACAGCGACGACGTCGTCCCGCGTGACGCGTACGAGCGGATGCTGGCGGCCCTCGACGAGTCCGGCTCGGACTTCGTCACCGGCAACGTCCACCGGCTGCGCTCCGCCGGCCGGAGCGAGCAGTCGCCGATGTTCCGCAAGATGATGGAGAAGAACCGCAGCGCCACGCACGTCACGCGCGACTGGGAGCTGCTCGGCGACCGCATCGCCTGCAACAAGGTCTTCCGCAGGGACTTCTGGGACCGGCACGCCTTCGCCTTCCCGGAGGGCGTGCTCTTCGAGGACACCCCCGTCACGATCCCCGCCCACTTCCTGGCCGCTTCCGTCGACGTACTGAAGGATCCCGTCTACCTCTGGCGCGACCGCGACGGCTCCATCACCAGCCGCCGCGCCAAGCCCCGCGCCGTGCGCGACCGCACGGCCGCCGTCCTCTCGGCCGGCGGATTCCTCGCCGAGCAGGCGGCCAGGGCGGCGGGCACACCGCAGGCCGAGGTCTTCGCCGATGCCAAGCGGCGCTATGACACCACCGTGTTCTCCGGTGACCTGTGGCTGTTCATGGAGGCCCTGCCGCACGGCGACGCCGCGTACCACGACGCCTTCATGGAGCAGGCCAACACCTTCCTCGACACCGTCGACCCCGCGGTCGTCGCCGCACTGCCGCTCGCCCTTCGCGTGCGCTGGCAGCTCATCCGCCAGCGCCGCGTCACCGACCTGCTCGCCTTCATGGCGTACGAGAAGTCCCACCCCGAGGCCTTCAGGGTCCGCGGCCTGCGCAGGCGCCGGGCCGACTTCCCCGGGATCGGCGGCCTGCCGCGCGAGACCGTCGCCCTGAAACGTTCCGACCTGCCGCTGACCGCGCAGCTCACCCACGCCGCCTGGGACGAGCAGGGCAGGCTCCGGCTCAAGGGCTACGCCTACATCCCCAACCTGCCCGCCGGGCGGATCGGGGCACGCGCCAGGATCGCCTGGCTGCGGGCCGGGCGCCGGCGGGTCCTGCCGCTGAAGCTGCGCACCGTGCGGGCGCGCGAGGCGACGTACCGCTCCAAGCAGGGCCTGCACAGCTACGACCGGTCGGGGTTCGAGACGGTCATCGATCCCCGCAGGACCATCACCAAGCGCCGCAGCACCACCTGGAACGTCGAGATGGGCGTGGTCAGCGGGCTGCTGCCGCGCACCGGGCCGGTGCGGATGACCGGCGCGCCGCGGCTTCCCGTGCGGTATCTGGAGGAGTTCCTGCGGGTGGCCGTCACGCTCAGCAAGGGGCGGCTGCGGCTGCGCACGGAGCGGGTGGCGGGGCGGCTCGTCGCGCACGAGGGGTGCGGTGGCGTCGTCCGGCTGCACGGCAGGCTGGCGCCGGGCGAGTCGCAGGCCGTCGACGCCCTGCGGGTCGAGAACTGGCACACCAAGGAGGCGCACTACGCCCCCGCCCTGGTCAACGGCCGTGACTTCAGCGCGGATGTGCCGCTCGCCCTCTTCCGCGCCGGTGAGGACGAGCGCACCGGCGCACCGCGCAAGGCCGACCCGTGGGGCGTCGCCCTGGTCCGCGAGGGCGGCGACCGCACACCGCTGGCCGCCTGCCCCGATGTGCCGCCGGGGCGGTACGGACTGCTGCCGGGGCGTGAACTCCTCGTCCTGGCCAACGCGTCGGGGAACCTGGAGCTGCGCGACCAGACCGTGCGGCCGCTCGTCTCCAGCGTGACCTGGGACGACGAGCTGCTCATCGAGGGCAGCCACCCCGACGCCGCGGCCCGCGCCGGGGAGCTGGTCTTCGTGCACGCCGGTCACGGCGACGAGGCCGTGGTGCCGGTGCGGATCGAGGACGGGCGGTTCGCCGCCGCGCTGCGCCCCGAGGCCCTGCCGGGACCCGGCGGCACCCTGCCGCTCGCCGAGGGGCGCTGGAACCTCTTCCTGCGCGAGCCCGGCCAGAGCGACCCCGAGCAGTACACCCCGGTGTGCGTGGCGCCGGGCAAGGACCGCGGACTCCCGCTCGTGCGCACCCGATCCGGCCGTGACATCAGCCTCAAGCGCCACGCCCACGACGGCCTCCACCTGCGCTCGGGCTCCGCGGTGCCCATGACCGACCGGGGCGGCCCGCGCCAGCGCCGACTGCGCGAGGTGTACGCGGCGCGGCGCGGTGAGCCCCTGCGCGACGCCGTCCTGTACTGCAGCTTCGACGGACGCCAGTACTCGGACTCGCCCCGCGCCGTGCACGAGGAACTGGTCGGCAGAGGCGTCGAGTTGGAGCACCTGTGGGTGGTGCGCGACCAGCAGGTGGCGCTGCCCGAGAGCGCCACGCCCCTCGCCCTGTGGAGCGCCGAGTGGTACGAGGCCCTGGCCCGCTGCCGCTACGTCGTCACCAACACCCAGCTGCCCGCGTGGTTCGAGCGCGCCGAAGGACAGTACGTCGTGCAGACCTGGCACGGCACCCCGCTCAAGCGCATCGGCCGCGACCTCGCGGGCCACGCGTCCGGCGACCGTGCCTACATGGCGACCCTGCCGGGACGCGCCGACCAGTGGAGCCTGCTGGTCTCACCCAACCGCTTCTCGACGCCCCTGCTGCGCGGCGCCTTCGGCTACACCGGGGAAGTCCTGGAGCGCGGCTATCCGCGCAACGACCTGCTGCACGCCGCCGACCGCGCGAAGGTCGCCGCATCCGTGCGCGAGCGGCTCGGCATCCCCGAGGGCAAGCGCGTCGTCCTGTACGCGCCCACCTGGCGCGAGAACCAGCCCAAGCAGGGCGGCCGCTACGGCCTCGACCTCCAGCTGGACCTCGACGCCGCGCGGCGCGCCATCGGCGACGACCACGTGCTCCTGGTCCGCAGGCACTACCTCGTCGGCGGCACCGTCCCCGGCTCGTACTTCGTCCGCGACGTCACGCGCCACCCCGACGTCAGCGAACTGCTCCTGATCAGCGACGTCCTGGTCACGGACTACTCGTCCCTGATGTTCGACTTCGCGCAGACCGGGCGCCCGATGCTCTTCCACACCTACGACCTCGACCACTACCGCGACACCCTGCGCGGCTTCTACTTCGACTTCGAGGCCCAGGCGCCCGGCCCGCTCCTTGCCACCGGCGACGAGGTCATCGAGGCGCTGCGCGACCCGGCGGCCGCCACCGCCGCGTACGCCGACGCGTACGACAGATTCCGCGAGGTCTTCTGCGATCTGGACGACGGGAACGCGGCCGCCGGTGTGGCGGACGCCATGCTCGAAGGGGGCCGCGCATGA
- a CDS encoding TylF/MycF/NovP-related O-methyltransferase, with the protein MAWRRAVNGALKQLTGYQLTRRPLPAQRAAAAPAPKPAPASKPKPKPKALNLPADYDDEAKEIIRAVKPYTMTSPERLNAFILATRHVVRHGIPGDIVECGVWRGGSMQACAKALISAGDTERDLYLFDTYEGMTPPTEEDLRRDGKSAEELLKLQGKDRPIWAVASLDDVKSGFEKVPYPKERVHYVQGMVEETVPREAPEQISILRLDTDWYASTKHELQELYSRLVSGGVLLIDDYGYWQGSRQAVDEFLEKTGERLLLLRMDEGRIAVKP; encoded by the coding sequence ATGGCATGGCGACGCGCTGTGAATGGCGCATTGAAGCAACTGACCGGATATCAGCTGACGCGCAGACCGCTGCCGGCCCAGCGCGCGGCGGCGGCCCCCGCGCCGAAGCCCGCCCCGGCATCGAAGCCGAAGCCCAAGCCGAAGGCCCTGAACCTCCCCGCCGACTACGACGACGAGGCGAAGGAGATCATCCGTGCGGTGAAGCCGTACACGATGACCTCTCCCGAACGGCTGAACGCCTTCATCCTGGCGACCCGGCACGTCGTACGGCACGGCATCCCCGGCGACATCGTCGAGTGCGGTGTGTGGCGCGGCGGTTCGATGCAGGCCTGTGCCAAGGCGCTGATCTCCGCCGGTGACACCGAGCGCGACCTGTACCTCTTCGACACCTACGAGGGCATGACCCCGCCCACCGAGGAGGACCTGCGCCGGGACGGCAAGTCCGCCGAGGAGCTGCTCAAGCTGCAGGGCAAGGACCGTCCGATCTGGGCGGTCGCCTCCCTCGACGACGTCAAGTCGGGCTTCGAGAAGGTGCCCTACCCCAAGGAGCGCGTGCACTACGTCCAGGGAATGGTCGAGGAGACCGTCCCGCGCGAGGCGCCCGAGCAGATCTCCATCCTGCGCCTCGACACCGACTGGTACGCCTCGACCAAGCACGAACTCCAAGAGCTTTACTCGCGGTTGGTCAGCGGCGGCGTCCTGCTCATCGACGACTACGGCTACTGGCAGGGATCGCGCCAGGCCGTCGACGAGTTCCTGGAGAAGACCGGCGAGCGCCTGCTGCTCCTGCGCATGGACGAGGGCCGCATCGCGGTCAAGCCCTGA